From Paenibacillus antri:
GCAAGGGAAGAAAAATAAGGTCGTCGCGCTGATCGGAGACGGGGCGCTGACCGGCGGCATGGCGTTCGAGGCGCTCAATCATATCGGGCACGAGAAGAAGAACTTGACCGTCGTGCTGAACGACAACGAGATGTCGATCGCGCCGAACGTCGGCGCGCTGCACAACTACTTATGCAAGGTACGCTCCGACAAGACGTACATAAAGACGAAGGAAGAAGTCGAATCGCTGCTCAAGAAGGTTCCCGCGATCGGCGGCACGCTCGCCGCTTGGGCGGAGAAGGTCAAAGACAGCTTGAAATATTTGGTCGTCTCCGGCGTGTTGTTCGAGGAGCTCGGCTATACGTATTTCGGGCCGATCGACGGACATAACCTGTCCTCGCTGCTCGAGACGTTCCGCCAAGCGGAGAAGGTCGAGGGCCCGGTGCTCGTGCACGTCGTAACGACGAAGGGCAAGGGCTACGCGCCGGCCGAGGCCGACTCGCATACGTGGCATGGCCTCGGCGCATACAAGATCGAGTCGGGCCAAGTCGTGAAGTCGGCCGGTCCGCCGATGTATACCGAAGTGTTCGGCAAAACGCTGATCGAGCTCGCGGAGCGGGACGAACGCATCGTCGCCGTCACGCCGGCGATGCCGAGCGGCTCGGGACTGATCAAGTTCGCGGAGAAATTCCCGAACCGAATGATCGACGTCGGCATCGCTGAGCAGCATGCCGCCACGATGTGCGCGGCGATGGCGATGGAAGGCATGAAACCGGTGTTCGCGGTATATTCGACGTTCCTGCAGCGCGCGTACGACCAGGTCGTGCACGATATCGCGCGGCAAAATCTGAACGTCGTGTTCGCGATCGACCGGGCGGGCTTCGTCGGTCCGGACGGGGAGACGCATCACGGGGTATACGATATCGCGTATTTGCGCCATGTGCCGAATATGACGATCATGATGCCGATGGACGAGAACGAGCTCCGACACATGCTGTATACGGCCGTTCAGTACGACGGCGGCCCGATCGCGGTCCGCTACCCGCGCATTCAAGGCACGGGCGCGCCGTGGAACGACGAGCTGCGCGCGCTGCCGATCGGCCGCTGGGAGACGGTGCGGGACGGCGGCGACGCCGTCGTTCTGGCCGTCGGTCCGATGGTGCAGCTTGCGCTGGAGACCGCAGAGAAGCTCGCCGCCGAAGGCGTATCGCTGCGGGTCGTGAACGCCCGCTTCTTGAAGCCGCTCGATGCGGCGATGCTGTCCGCCCTGGCGGACGAACGCCTGCCGATCGTCACGATCGAGGAGGGCGCCGCCGCCGGCGGCTTCGGCGGGGCGGTGCTCGAATGGATGTCCGGGCACGGCGTATACGACGTGCCGATTCGCGTCATGGGAGTGCCGGACGCGTTCATCGAGCACGGCTCGATTCAGGAGCAGCGCGCCGAGGTCGGTCTCACGTCCGACCGGCTCGCGGAGACGGTGCGGACGATGCGCGCCGGCGTTCAGGCGACCTACGCGGCGAAGCCGCTCATGACCGGCACGAACAAGTAACGGACGAGAGAAGCTGGGGATATGAACCTATGACAGAATCGAATAACCCGGGACCCGTTCCCGATCGCCCGAAAGACGGTCCGCGCGAGAAGACGAGCCCGAACGCCAAGGAACGCATCGACGTGCTGCTCGTCGAGCGCGGCTTGTTCGACAGCCGCGAGAAAGCCAAGGCCGCCGTTATGGCCGGCCTTGTGTTTTTGGACGGGGAACGCATCGAGAAAGCGGGCATGAAAGTGCCGGCCGCCAGCGCGTTTACGGTGAAAGGCGACCTCCATCCGTACGTCAGCCGCGGGGGCCTTAAGCTCGAGAAGGCGATTCGCCACTTCGGCTTGGACCTGACGGGGGCGGTCATGATCGACATCGGCGCCTCGACCGGAGGCTTCACCGATTGCGCGCTGCGGCACGGGGCGTCGTTCGTCTACGCGATCGACGTCGGCTACAACCAGCTCGACTGGTCGCTGCGGAAGGACGAGCGGGTGCGCGTCATGGAACGGGTGAATTTCCGATACGTGACGCCCGCCGACCTCGTCGGCCCGCCGGCGACGTTCGCGGCGACGGACGTATCGTTCATCTCGCTGCGCCTCATCCTGCCGCCGCTGCGGCCGCTGCTTATGCCCGGCGCTCTGCTCGCGGCGCTCATTAAGCCGCAGTTCGAAGCGGGACGCGAGCTCGTCGGGAAGAACGGCATCGTCCGCGATCCCTCCGTTCACCGCGACGTACTGTTCCGCATGATTCGCTTCGGAGCGGAAGCCGGATACGTCCTGGAAGGCTTGACGTATTCTCCGATTACGGGGGGCGAGGGCAACATCGAATTTCTCGCCTTGTGGCGGCTCGCCGAAGGACCGCTCGAACCGCCGTCGGACGCGGACAAGCTCGCGGCGGACGTCGTGCGCGAGGCGCACGAGGCGCTGCATCGCGCGTAAGGAGACGAACGAAGCAAGGTAGGAAAAAGCAGGAAACCGCCGCCGCGTCTCGAATACGTTACGGTGGAGGTGCGCCGTCGTGAACGATGACGTGGTAGTGCTAATCTTCGTCTTGCTCGTATTCGCGGTATGGGGCTTCGTCTTATTCCGGCGTTGGCTGTACCGAACGCCCGACGTGAAGACGCCGGTCGCGGAAGGCAGCCGGAAGCCGAACGACGAGGTGACCGAGCTGCTGGCCGACCATGGATACGAGGTGACGCACGGGAAGTGGAAGGTGAGCATAACCGTGCGCGTCGACGACAAGGAGCTCGGCAGCCAGATGTTCGTCGACTATTTCGCGAAGAAGGGCGACGGCATCTACGTCGTCAAAGTCGCCAAAGCGCGCAAACCGCTCGATTTGACGGTCGGGAGCGCGATTCGGGAGCGGCTGCTGTCGTACGCGTTGTTGTACGAGGAGACGGCCGGGGTCTTGTACGTGGACGTCGCGGCGCGTCAGGTTCATCAAATACGATTCGAGTTGGAGTTGTGAAAGCGTTATGAAGGGGCAGCGGCATATTAAAATCAGGGAAATCATTACGGGACGCGAAATCGAGACGCAAGACGATCTAGTCGACGCGCTGCGGGCGGCGGGTTATACGGTCACGCAGGCGACCGTGTCGCGCGATATCAAGGAGCTGCAGCTCGTGAAAGTGCCGCTCGCGGACGGGAGATACAAGTATTCCCTGCCTTCCGACCAGAAGTACAACCCTGCGCAGAAGTTGAAGCGGGCGCTCATCGATTATTTCGGCTCGATCGATCACGCCGACAATCTCGTCGTCATGAAAAGCTTACCGGGGACCGCCAACACGATCGGAGAGCTGATCGACAATCTCGATTGGCCGGACGTGATGGGCACGATCTGCGGCGACAACACGGTGCTGATCATCTGTCGCAGCGGCGAAGCGAGCCAACGCGTCGTGGACGAAATCTTAAGCATGCTTTCGTAAGGGGGAATCGCATTTGCTCCTTGAGCTTTCCGTCAAACATTTGGCCGTCATCGAAGAGGTGCGCGTATCGTTCCGAACCGGGTTTCATGTCTTCACCGGGGAGACCGGCGCGGGGAAATCGATTTTGATCGACGCCTTAAGCTTAGCTATCGGAGGAAGAGCTTCGGCCGACCTTGTGCGTCATGGATGCGCCGTCGCTGCCATCGAAGCTCTTTTTGACGTTCCGGCGAACCATCCGGCGAGGGACATCCTGCGGGACAACGGGATCGAAGCTCCGGAAGATGAGCCGATCATCGTTCGCCGCGAGGTGACCGCGGCGGGGAAGAGCACCGCTCGGGTGAACGGGCAGCTGGTGACGATCGTGGCGCTGCGATCGATCGGCGAGACGCTCGTTAACATTCACGGGCAGCACGAGCACCAGTCGCTGCTCCGGGCCGATCGGCATTTGGAATGGCTGGACGCGTTCGGCGGCGGCGGCATCGCGCCGGCCAAAGCCGCCTATCGCAGCGTATACGACGAATACGCCGTGACGAAGCGCCAACTGGAACAAGTGAGCCGATCAGGGAAGGAAGCGCTGCAGATGGCCGACTTGTACCGGTTCCAATGGGAAGAGATCGATGCGGCGAAGGTAAAACCCGGCGAGGATGAATCGTTACAGGAAGAAAGGCAAAGACTAGCGAATAGCGAGCGCTTGTTTGCCGCGGCCAATGACGCTTTCGAAGCGTTATACGGCGGCAAACGCGGGCTCGATTCGGTGACCCGGGCGGTGCAGCGGAT
This genomic window contains:
- a CDS encoding TlyA family RNA methyltransferase, which produces MTESNNPGPVPDRPKDGPREKTSPNAKERIDVLLVERGLFDSREKAKAAVMAGLVFLDGERIEKAGMKVPAASAFTVKGDLHPYVSRGGLKLEKAIRHFGLDLTGAVMIDIGASTGGFTDCALRHGASFVYAIDVGYNQLDWSLRKDERVRVMERVNFRYVTPADLVGPPATFAATDVSFISLRLILPPLRPLLMPGALLAALIKPQFEAGRELVGKNGIVRDPSVHRDVLFRMIRFGAEAGYVLEGLTYSPITGGEGNIEFLALWRLAEGPLEPPSDADKLAADVVREAHEALHRA
- the ahrC gene encoding transcriptional regulator AhrC/ArgR encodes the protein MKGQRHIKIREIITGREIETQDDLVDALRAAGYTVTQATVSRDIKELQLVKVPLADGRYKYSLPSDQKYNPAQKLKRALIDYFGSIDHADNLVVMKSLPGTANTIGELIDNLDWPDVMGTICGDNTVLIICRSGEASQRVVDEILSMLS
- the dxs gene encoding 1-deoxy-D-xylulose-5-phosphate synthase → MLLDRITQPSDLKSLDLAQLEQLAQEIREFLITTLSSTGGHLAPNLGVVELTLALHYLFDSPNDKLIFDVGHQAYVHKLLTGRKDRFPTLRKYKGLCGFVKRSESEHDVWEAGHSSTSLSAAMGMAAARDLQGKKNKVVALIGDGALTGGMAFEALNHIGHEKKNLTVVLNDNEMSIAPNVGALHNYLCKVRSDKTYIKTKEEVESLLKKVPAIGGTLAAWAEKVKDSLKYLVVSGVLFEELGYTYFGPIDGHNLSSLLETFRQAEKVEGPVLVHVVTTKGKGYAPAEADSHTWHGLGAYKIESGQVVKSAGPPMYTEVFGKTLIELAERDERIVAVTPAMPSGSGLIKFAEKFPNRMIDVGIAEQHAATMCAAMAMEGMKPVFAVYSTFLQRAYDQVVHDIARQNLNVVFAIDRAGFVGPDGETHHGVYDIAYLRHVPNMTIMMPMDENELRHMLYTAVQYDGGPIAVRYPRIQGTGAPWNDELRALPIGRWETVRDGGDAVVLAVGPMVQLALETAEKLAAEGVSLRVVNARFLKPLDAAMLSALADERLPIVTIEEGAAAGGFGGAVLEWMSGHGVYDVPIRVMGVPDAFIEHGSIQEQRAEVGLTSDRLAETVRTMRAGVQATYAAKPLMTGTNK